The Raphanus sativus cultivar WK10039 chromosome 6, ASM80110v3, whole genome shotgun sequence sequence GTCGTTCTTGATAATCTTGAGGCAAACATCGACACCGTTGTGTAGATCTTGAGCCTGAACCACCTTGCTAAATGCAGCTGAGCCAATGTATTCTGTAATGTAGTATCTTCCTCCAATCACTGAGTTCAGCACAATTGGTAGATCCTTGTTCTCTTCGAACCCCGTCCTGTAAACCGCACCACAACATATCATTACACATTTCGTTTCATCCCTGGCCGATCTTGAGATTTTGAGGACTATAGACAATTTAGTgaaagtttatataatttttttttacaaatttgaacgcttatatgtatataattttttttcctaaaacttTAGGGGCTATAGGCCAATGACGAGTCCTGATTTCCATCAAATTACACCCCTTTAAAGTTAGTATCATCATACCTATTTTTCCAGTGAATGATTCTAAGATCAAACACTTCATACTCATCTTCGTCAAGGTCATGAACAACATTAACTTCTTCATCTGTTACATTCACTTGATCACCGGTCTTCAAATCATCATTGTCttttgcatcttcttcttcttcttcgagttGAGCGGTTTTATCATCCAATTGCAAACCAATGTAGTCATCCTCAACAGTGTTAACAAGAAAAGTCTTATCTAAGTAATCAAGACTTGTTTCGGTTTGAGATCCTTCTGATGATTTATCGTAGACACCAAGCTTGTCCTCGAACTGGTTATCAGTGATGAACTTATCCTGTGTTGTAGTAGTAGCAGGGCAGATGAAGAAATCACATTCTCTAAAAGCAGGAGACATGAACTCATCTTCTTCTGTCTCTTCGTTGTTGGTCTGCGAGTAAAACTCACTCCACTCTGGATATGCACGAGCCGTACCGAATTGAGACTGTGattcagatgatgatgatgagccaTCTCCATACGGATTCACAAAACCTGCATTTGAGCTTCCATGTGTTGAAATcagaatcaagaatcaagaatcaagaaacaGAGCAGGTGTTGAATCAAGATTTGGTCTAAATGTTACCGGAAGAAGAACAGAAGCCGGAAGTGGAAGAGTCCAAGCTGACAAACTCGTCGTCGTCGGAAGAAGATGACTTCGACCCGTTATCGACGGGAACTTCGACGGTGGTTCTGATCGGCGGAGGAATCGGGAACAGGAACTTCTCGAAGTCGAAAGAAGCGAGTTGGTTTTTCTCGTTGATATCGTCTCTGAGAGCAGACTCAGCCTCCGTTAAGCCGTTACGTCGGAGAAACTGAAGCACGGATTCAACATCCACCGCCATGGACACGACGGAGAGATAGAGGGAGAGAAGAGAAAGTTGCAAAGTCACGTGATTGAGAAAAAAGTAGAACCCATTGTTGATGATGATAATCTTCAAGTCTCTCGCATGCTCTCTTATGATTAATCTAAGGTTAGGACTAAGTCTTTGATCTACTTCTTCTTCTAATAGTGCTTCTTCTCTCTGTTTGGCTGTGTAGGACCAAAGCtaacaataacaataacaaCAGACATGGTGGTGTTATGTCTTTTCTTACCGGTTTGGTTTCAACGtcgatgtttttttctttcgcTTTCAACTTACTGACGTGTTACCAATATTTAATTGCCACGTTAATAATTTGACTTTATTTTATAATGGATGAACCGACGGAGTTCTTAACAATTTATTTTGTCTTGTATTGGGGACAAAATCGAAttcaaaagtttaataaaataactagattttgatccgcgcttttgaagcgcgggatattttacgatgaaaaattttactaataatttaacaaatattttggtaatttttaaagaatgtgtatttaaaatatttttgtatttaaatcagtatttttaaattcaacccgattgtgattataccggttaatccggagatctgacaattcaatttatgtttttaaaatattcatattaaaaaatcactaaaacccgagactaaccgattgaactgatggatgaccgatatgtaatctaattggatttaaattgtaaaagtttcataatttgtaatcttataatcgaaattttaaagttcactattttgcaatttatgaaattatgacgtttctacaaaattttaaagagaaaatgatagatataaaataattaagattaattattgtattatttggaaacattgatagtagtataaaaaatatattgtttggaaacattgatattagtataaagaaataagtatattgtttggaaacattgatagtattataaagaaataagtatattgtttggaaacatggatagtattataaagaaaggaatattagtgatttaatgtatgtttaactataaagtataaagatgtatttaatttaaaaacttacaaataaatgttaggtccaacaaaatgtttctgttttaataagatagatgaataAAGGAGAATCTTTCTGATGATCGtagtttttttacttttaaagaAATCTAAATGTAGCAGTAtgcttatttttcattttttgtttgttagaTCGAATCTATTGATTTTACACTATTATCATATTTTCTGTAGAAGTTTCAACGTTACAAGAAGCTCTTGTCGTTGATGAGGGGTGACAAAATAATGTTTACACGGGGATAAGTTCTGTCAACTTTGGGAGATGAAGAAATCTTATCATAtaagtttaataataaaatcaacTAATCTCATCTTGGACTTTGAATAGAGAACACAGTTTGTTTGAATGTGGAATCGTATTCGGTGTTCCATTTGaccacaaatttttttttttaaagaacagAGTAATAATACATATCCGAAATAGACCTATGactattcttttttaaaatataataaatctttaaatatatagttttccaAACAATGCAATAAGAGACTTTTTTTCCATGCCTTTTGTTtggtatctatattattaaaaaaaaagtattcatataaattacccctaagttttcaaagttatttaCACTACTATgccactgaaaattaaataacttaCCTATTTTAatacttgtctttttcagttgagttagtatgatgtcctaatataaattaaattgcatattttaaagtttctctttttcagttgagttaatgtgatgtcttaatataaattaagttacctattttaatgtttgtctttttcagttgagttaatgtgttgtccaaatataaaatttaattttccttctctattaaatcaatttcgaaattatttatagttttattaattgctgtcttttcagtttaataaatacatttcctaattctaaatttaccacatttaatgataataaaaatcgcatatggtaagaaaattattgtgccatcactattttttaatattcgaaccaaaccaaatttttatgttaattttaagtttttggcatagattattcaaatttatatatatatatatatatatttcttacaCATACATCTAATCATAGATGTTAGATTTGTTTAAATGATCTCCAGTATCAGTGATACATTTTACGTTAAatgcaaaattattaaattacttaatttaatatgattacatttacaaatataacatttagtacacacaaaaattaaaatttaaaattaaataccgagtgagattattttcttaacaaatttatattaataaaaattccaaatatttggaattcgaaagcattatgatccacacctatactattttaattatgataattgaatttatataagaatattttattataattataattttttttttataactgcaaaaaattagtttttgatctaaatttatgatcaaagattacaaatatatcatttaatacaaaatgaaaactaaaaacataaaataaataccaatTGAAAGTCGTTAAGATCTAGTTAAATTATTAATACAGTACACATGAATTGAAAGTCGTAGTAGTAGAGGCCAATAGGTAAAGCGTGATCCAGAGAAAAAGTTGACAGCTAAAAGGCAAGCTGCAAATCCGCGGAAAGATATATAACTCATTATTTATTATACTTAACACTAATCTGGTTTTCAGGTTATGAATAATTAGTTTTTCGGCCAACATAAACAATCGGTTAAAAGATGAAACAAACATTGGAGTGTTCATGAGTACTCATAATAGCAGTATAAATACATAATAGCAGTATAAATACAAAACTATAGCTGGGGCAGACAGACTATAGTATTTTTAAATCCGTTTTAACTATTTATTCGAATTAAGAAACTAAAGAGTAACggttaaatacatttttaagcTACATATAAACAGGGTTGGAAACTTGGGGtttgattggtagagcattagcattagcattatgcttcttattatccaatcaacaatgataacaaaaacatttagaaaaacatttacatgatgctaatgctctccaaatgctaTTTGctcaatgctctcatatgaagcttttggaagagcatttgcatttagaatatatataaattcaaaaataattttatataattaatttatatatgtttaataatataaaagttatgtttataataaaaaaattatattttcaaaaaaactaaaagttgttattaattattattattttttaaataacaatatttcacatttaaaatatactaaaatttatataattacacatatctttcattatttttaataaaaaacataacataatatatatttatatattataaaataaaaacatttatattatttttaaataaataaattatatgtcatagattatttttatgataatattatatatggatcatttattgctcaaccaataaataaataatgatgattttatataaattatttttaatttatttattttatttaattatatcaaattatttttatatccaaaaataaaatttatttgaaaataaattttatttttctaataatattattaaaaattaatttaatttataaaattaaataaaattcattatttttaataacaaatatatttattaatatatattataatttaatatattattttcaaataaatatattatataataacttttatgataattttaaattgtataatgctactgctctaccaatcactttattaaaaattttaatgagAGCATACAGCTTCTACATCATACTGCTTTTACAGCATTCTgctacttcttcttcatctgctgTACCAATCGAGGCCTTGGAGTAGACGGTAATCCTTAAATATAAACCAAGTCAAACCTATAAAGTATTTGAAAATCTAAGTTGTTTGCTCAGGACAGAAAACATACGAACGAACAGCTCGTCCAATCCTAATATGTGCTTTCAACGATGGCCATTTAGTTTTTGAATAATCTATATCTTAGGtgtaattattatattattaatcacAATGGATCGTGTAAGTCATAATCTATTTGCTTTTAAGTCGAAGATAATTCACACATTTCATATCGGAACTTAAACGGGAAGATGCCAacaataagttttttttttgtgaagtcCAAGAGTACTGCATCTTCAAAATTgtattcttttttgttttttttttcaaaattgtatTCTTCCCATGCATATAAAccactaatatattttttatatcgGTTCTCTATAAACTCTATTTGTTTCGAACTATACAATTTAATTTGGTAAAAAGGATAAAAGTTACTATTATTTTCTCTTATGTGAAACTGGCTCAAAGGATCCAAACTATGCTCAGAAGACTTGCATAAATCTTGAAACTAGAGCCAAGTAGCCAACATCTGAAATTGTAACTGATAATgaaagaaaactataaaaacaaagaatttGGTACAACGACCATGTGGTGGGTGGACTAAATCATGGTTTTACTAGTAGCTCTATTGTAAATAatcataattattaaatatatttgctATCATTAATATGAACCCCACCGACtccaattattttgttttctcagCGAAGCCAGTGTGACCTAAATCAGCTTTTCCACGTGACCACATTTTAAGGATATTCTTTTCCGCCAGAGAATTTAGGATCTTCGCTATTTGGAAATTAATTATTCTTCATAGATTTTTTTGAGTACGGTATGAGAATTCTTTTTGTAGTACCTAGTCAAAGTTGAGTTTTAACTCAATTCAGTTTTAGTTCCAAGTCATTTATAGGTCTCAGTGCCATAACTGATTCGATCCTTTAGTTTTTTAACTTAAGAGTaatttgtgaataaaatatCGTTATAAAGAAACTATATGAACCAACTGTAGATGTAGTGAGCATTGCTGACTCAACGCGTAACAATTGATGTTAAGAAGTAATTTGTACATTTCAATAAAGTTGTCAAGTAAAATAAACTGGTGCTTTTAACAATCCTTTAACACAAAGATTACAAACATTAACCCACCACCAAAATGTAAGTTATGACTGATGATGACAAGGACTGGAGACTTTCATTCGATTTTAATCTAACACATGGTCCGAAACTTTACTGATTTAAACGTATTGGAAGATGGTATGGTTGTTGGAAAATGCATAAAAGCATTTCCAATTTcattctatttttcactctaaaataaagtttagagtaaaaaatgtttcaatggtactctatttcttattctataataaaatgaaaaataggtttactccaaatacagagtaagttgtttttttgttcatcactctattttctactctaaaatagagtatcaTTGAAACAAACTTCATTTCTATTATAGaatcactctattttagagtaaaaaatagaatgaaccCTTGGAGATAATCTAAGTATATCAAACAGAAAAATAGTCATTTTAAAAGTTCAGTAAATTAAATCTATAACAAttctttcaaaaacaaaaaccacaGTAATTTAATTTAAGAATCCTAAATCAGAAAATCTGTCCACAGATCACAATCCATCAAGAATTCAAACATTTTTCATtcatgatatttttaatttttaaaattagatacTTTTGGAGGTTGAAAACATTATTATGTCTGTTTTACACAAAACActgctttaatttttttattagtttgttTCACTACTACTATCGTTTCATATTTCTGTTACATAActttaagttaatttttttgtcattacATAAATTTAAGTTAATTCTAAAAATTTATTCCTACTAACATTAGATAGATAAATTTATTTAGTATTATAGAgatttatttagtaatatagagatctatatgttttattaatacatTTGAAAAATTCTAGAATGATTTTTTCATctgtaatatatatttctaaaatgatattttatgtaaagaaagaattaaaataaaaaaaatataacagaaaaatttatttatgttttaaagggTTAAATTGGGAAATTTATAAAGTTCTACTGGTAAAAG is a genomic window containing:
- the LOC108805850 gene encoding serine/threonine-protein kinase ppk15: MAVDVESVLQFLRRNGLTEAESALRDDINEKNQLASFDFEKFLFPIPPPIRTTVEVPVDNGSKSSSSDDDEFVSLDSSTSGFCSSSGFVNPYGDGSSSSSESQSQFGTARAYPEWSEFYSQTNNEETEEDEFMSPAFRECDFFICPATTTTQDKFITDNQFEDKLGVYDKSSEGSQTETSLDYLDKTFLVNTVEDDYIGLQLDDKTAQLEEEEEDAKDNDDLKTGDQVNVTDEEVNVVHDLDEDEYEVFDLRIIHWKNRTGFEENKDLPIVLNSVIGGRYYITEYIGSAAFSKVVQAQDLHNGVDVCLKIIKNDKDFFDQSLDEIKLLKHVNKHDPADEHHILRLYDYFYHQEHLFIVCELLRANLYEFQKFNQESGGEPYFNLRRLQVITRQCLDALVFLHGLGIIHCDLKPENILIKSYKKCEVKIIDLGSSCFRSDSLSLYVQSRSYRAPEVILGLPYDEKIDLWSLGCILAELCSGEVLFPNEAVGMILARIVGVLGPIETEMLEKGQETDKYFTKEFDLYHLNEESNEVEYIITEESCLEDQLHVSDELFLDFVRSLLEINPLRRPTALEALDHPWLSSSSYN